The window GGGCCTGGAGCCGGGATATATCCTGTTTGTGGGGACCTGGGAGCCGCGGAAGAACCTCCCGATGTTGCTGCGGGCCTACGCCCGGCTGCTGGATCGCCGTCCGGAGGCCCCGCCGCTGGTCATGGCCGGGCGTCGGGGCTGGCTCTACCAGGAGATCCTGGAGTGGCCCCATCGCCTTCATATCGCGGATCGGTTGCGCTGGATCGAGGGGCCGGATGATCCGACGCTGGCGGCCCTCTATAATGGGGCGATCTTCCTGGTTTTCCCCTCCCTCTACGAGGGCTTCGGTCTTCCGGCCGTGGAGGCGATGGCTTGTGGGACGCCGGTGATCGTCAGCGATCGGGGCGCCCTGCCCGAAGTGGTTGGCGACGCCGGGATGATCCTCCCCGCTGAGGATGAATCCCGCTGGGCCGAGATGATGGAGGCGCTCCTGGAGGATCCCGCGGCCCGCGAGCGGATGCGGCGGAAGGGCCTGGAGCGGGCGGCGGCTTTCTCATGGGAGCGCGCGGCGGTGGAAACCTGGGAGATCTACCGACGGGTCCTGGGCCGATGACATCCTTCCTCAGGCGCGGGAGATGCCGCCGATCATCCTCTTTCTGATCCCTGAGCTCCCCGACCCTCCGAACAAAGGGGGATCCATCCGGGCTTTCCATGTGCTGCGGCGCCTGGCCCGGCTGGCGCCTGTAGGGGTTCTGGCGCTCGCCGAGCGGGCCGGCGAGCCCCCGGCGATCTGGCGATCCATGGCCCATGAGGTGTTCCTCTTCCCATGGCGCCCGCGATCCCTCTGGACCCGCCTCGGCCAGCTCCTCCTTTCCTCCCGACCGGACCTCGCCTTTCGGTACCGGGTTCCTGCTCTGGCAAGGGCATTGCAGCGCCTGCTCGCGCAACGTTCGGTTTGCGCGATCCATATCGAGGGCCTGGAGATGGCCTGGGCGGTGGAGGACCTTCTGGACGGTCCCCGGGGCGCCCGGCCGGCCCTGGTCCTGGACGAATTGAACGCGGAGTATCGTCTGCAGGAACGGTTGTTCCAGGCGGATCGAGGGGATCCCCGGCGCTGGCCTGGCGCGTTTTACTCCGGGCTCCAGGCGCGCCGGTTGCGGCGTTACGAATCCGGCATCGTGCGCCGGGTGGATTGGGTGGTCGCGGTCTCGGAACCGGATGCTCGGGATCTGGAGGCCCTGGGGACCGCCCGCCCGCCGGTGGTGGCGCCGAATGGGGTCGACACGGCGTTCTTCCATCCGGAGGCCGTAGCGCCGTTCCCCCTCGGGGAGCCGGCTTTCGTGTTCACCGGATCGATGGATTATCGCCCGAACATCGATGCCGCCTGCTGGCTGGCTCAGGCGATCTGGCCGGCCGTGCGATCTGCCCTTCCAGAGGCCCGGCTTTACCTGGTGGGTCGCCGGCCTTCTCGGGCGGTGCGCCGGCTCCAGGCGATCCCCGGCGTTCACGTGGTGGGCGAGGTTCCCGATGTGCGCCCTTATCTGGCCGGGGCGACGGTCTATGTGGCGCCCTTGCGGGCGGGGGGTGGAACGCGCTTGAAAATCCTGGAGGCGATGGCTATGGGGAAAGCTATCGTCAGCACGCCGATGGGCTGTGATGGGCTGGCCGTCGCCGATGGAGAGCATGTGTGGCTGGCCGATGGGGAAGCGTTCGCCGCGGCCATGATCGCCCTGGCCCGGGATCCATCCCAACGGAGGGCGCTGGGGGAAGCCGCGCGCCGCCTCGCCGTGGCCCGTTACGATTGGGAACAAACCCTCGCCCCTCTGGAGACCCTCTACCGGACGGAGATCCTGCGGCATGTCCCCCGAAGGGAATGATTCATCCGGATCGGGGATTGCCCCTTCGGCTATCATCATAACGGGGATATGAAGGTGGATGGGGGCGGAAGCGCTCCTGGAATTCCCGGCATGCATCTTCCTTCCGGATATCGCCATGAAAGGCTTCGCGCACTTCATCTCGGGCGTCGCGCTGGCGACGTTCTTTCCGGAGGTGGTGCGGGATGCGGCGCATGGCGCGATCGGTCCGGCGCTGGCAGGGATCGCCGCGATGCTGCCGGATACGCTGGATTTCCGCTTCGCCCGCTGGCTGGAGCAGCCGGATCGCGCGGTGGACCCTGACCCGGATCCCCCCGATCCCGGTGAGATCGCGCGGATGGTGAAAGAGGCGGTGGAGCAAGCCTGGGAAGAGAGGCGCCCGGTTCGCCTCATGCTGCACACCCTGCGCCTGGGGCCGGACGCCTGGCGGCGTTACCGGGTGCGCTTCGATCTCGGGAGGCCAGCGGTCGAGGTCACCATTGGCCCCATGGTGAGCACAGGGGGCCACCTGATCACCCCGGAGGGATCCTCCGCTTCTCCCCTCCGTCTCCCGCTTCATATCCCCATTCGTTACGATTACGATCCGGAAATCGTGGTGGATGTCTTCTCCGGCCCCTCCCTGGCCTTCGTGCCGGAGGGGAACGCGGTGCGGATCCTGTTCCTGCCCTGGCATCGCGCGTGGAGCCACTCGCTGGTCCTGGCGGTCCTCCTGGGGATCACGGCCGGGCTGGTGGGGGGCGCAGGGATCGGGTGGGTCATGGGGCTCGGATATGCGCTGCATATCCTCGAGGATCAGCTGGGATGGATGGGGAGCAACCTCCTCTGGCCGTTCACCCGCCGCCGCATGCCTGGCTTGAGATGGATGCGGAGCGTGGACCCCTGGCCGAATTTCGCCGTCGTGTGGCTCTCATTGATTCTCATCCTGTGGAACCTGGATCGCTTCTCCGCGTCTCCGCTTCTGCCGGCGTGGTTTCCCCTTCTGGCCCTCCCGGTGCCGCTGTTCCTCTGGCTGGCCAGCCGTCATCCGATATGGCGGGAAGGGTGGGATGAGGAGGATCCGGATTAGGTGGAGGCAGAGCCTTACATCTATGGGGGGTGGACCATGGGAAAGCGCGCGCTGGTGCTGTCGGGAGGGGGTGGACGGGGTGCTTATGAGGTGGGGGCGATCCGGGCGCTGTATCGGGCCGGGTGGATCCCGGAGATCTTTGTGGGCACGTCCATCGGTGCGGTGAACGCGGCCGCCCTCGCGGCGGGCTGGACCGCCGAGCGGCTGGTGGATTTCTGGATGCGCCTGCGAACCCCTCACGTTCATCGGCTTCACGGGCGGATCTGGCGGAGCCTGTTCACCACCGCTCCCCTGCGGGCGACGCTCCTCCGCCATCTGGACTTCGACCGCCTGAATGATCCGGACAACCCGCGGGTGTTGCTGGTGCTGGCCACGGATCTCTGCCGGGGATGCCCCGTGGTCTTCGCGAACCGGCCGGTTCCCAAGGCAAGGCGCGTTCGAATCGGGCCCGAACACCTGCTGGCCAGCTGCAGCATCCCCTATGTTTACCCAGCGACCCCGGTGGAGGGCAGCCTGTTCTGGGACGGAGCGGTGATGGCCAACACGCCGTTGAACGCCGCGATCGAAGCCGGGGCGGATGAGATCGTGGCCGTTCTGCTGGCGCCGATGCCCGGGAAGGCGGGCGGCTGGCCCCTTCCCCGCCATCCCCTCCAGGCCCTGGCCCTGGTGCTGGATCTGGCGCTCCTGGCGACGTTTGAAAACGATTACCGGCAGCTGGAAGCCATCAACCGGGCCGTGCGACAGGGCCGTCCCCTCAAGCCGGGCCATCGGGAGATCCACTGCCACGTGATCGCGCCAGCGGCCCCCCTTCCCCTCTCCCGCATCCTCCGTTACGACCAGCCGGGAACCCAGGCCCTGATCGCTCAGGGGGAAGCTGACGCCCAGCGGATCCTTGAAGCGCTGGGCTGGTGAGCCTCGCGTTTTCCACGTCGTGCAGTCTGCTTGAGGGCCCGCTGGATCCCTATGGCGGCCAGAAAGAGACCCCTGAGGCGAAGCCTCCGCCGCTGCCAGAGGTTCTTTGAGTAAGCCAACGAAGGGGTGGAAGTTGTCCTTCCGTTCAAGGGGATGCAAAATAGGAAGCACACCGCTGGCCTCTTTCGCGGGTCAGGATGGTTTCGGGAGCGCGCGGATGCCGATTCGGATCCTGGATCCCGGGCTGGTGGCGCAGATCGCAGCGGGAGAGGTGATCGAGCGCCCGGCCTCGGTGGTGAAAGAGCTGGTGGAGAACGCCCTGGACGCCGGTGCCTCCTGGATCGAGGTGGAAACCGAAGGCGGGGGGCGTCGACGGATCCGGGTGGCCGATAATGGGAGTGGGATCCCCATGGCAGAGGTCCCCCTGGCTTTCGCGCGGCACGCCACCAGCAAGCTCTCCTCATCGGAGGATCTGTTCCGGGTGACCACCCTGGGTTTCCGTGGAGAGGCCCTCGCGGCCATCGCCGCGGTTGCTCGTGTGACCTGTCGAACGCGTTCTCCCGAGGAGGCGCTGGGCACGGAGCTCCATATCGAAGGGGGGAAAATCCTGGCGCAGCGCCCCATCGCCCGCCCTCCGGGGACGGAGATGGTGGTGGAGGATCTGTTCTTCAACACCCCGGCGCGGCTGAAATTCCTGAAAGGGGAAGGGGCGGAGCGGCGGCAGATCGATCTCTGGATCACGCGCTACGCCCTGGCGTATCCCCACGTTCACTTTATCTTGCGCCACAGTGGTCGAGAGATCTTCTCGCTGCCGGCCGTTCGGGAACCCCGCCATCGCCTGACAGCGCTCTATGGGGTGGAGCTGGGAGACGTCCTGCTGGAAGTGGCAGAGGAGGCCGATGGGGTCCGGGTGTATGGCTGGATCAGCCCGCCCGGCGTGGATCGGCCGGATCGCCAGGAGCTGGCCTTCTTCGTGAACGGACGGTGGGTGCAGGATCGCAGGCTGCCGGCGGCGGTCCTGCAGGCCTATCATACCCTGCTCCCGGGCGGCCGCTATCCCTGGGCTTTCCTGTGGGTGGAGCTGCCGCCGGACCAGGTGGATGTGAATGTCCATCCCGCCAAGATCGAGGTCCGCTTTCGGGATCCGGATGGGGTGTTCCGCATCATTCAGCGGGCAGTGCATCGCACCCTGCGGGAGTCCACGCCCGTGCCTGTTTTCCAGAGGGCCGAAACCTTCAAGGGAGCCCCCGCGTTTCCCGCGCAGCCGGTCTCCATGGGCGCAAGAGATCTCGCGGGAGCCCCGATCGAGGAAAGCGCCTCCTCGGGTCTCCCCCCGCTCCGGGTCATCGGACAGATCCAGGCAAGCTACATTGTTGCTGAAGGTCCGGATGGGCTGTATCTTCTGGATCAGCACGCGGCTCACGAACGGGTGCTCTACGAAGCCCTTCAGGCCCAGCGGCAGGAAGGACCGCTCCCGGCTCAGCCCCTGCTGGAGCCGGTGCTGATCGACGTATTGCCGGAGGAAATGAGCCT is drawn from Thermoflexus sp. and contains these coding sequences:
- a CDS encoding glycosyltransferase gives rise to the protein MPPIILFLIPELPDPPNKGGSIRAFHVLRRLARLAPVGVLALAERAGEPPAIWRSMAHEVFLFPWRPRSLWTRLGQLLLSSRPDLAFRYRVPALARALQRLLAQRSVCAIHIEGLEMAWAVEDLLDGPRGARPALVLDELNAEYRLQERLFQADRGDPRRWPGAFYSGLQARRLRRYESGIVRRVDWVVAVSEPDARDLEALGTARPPVVAPNGVDTAFFHPEAVAPFPLGEPAFVFTGSMDYRPNIDAACWLAQAIWPAVRSALPEARLYLVGRRPSRAVRRLQAIPGVHVVGEVPDVRPYLAGATVYVAPLRAGGGTRLKILEAMAMGKAIVSTPMGCDGLAVADGEHVWLADGEAFAAAMIALARDPSQRRALGEAARRLAVARYDWEQTLAPLETLYRTEILRHVPRRE
- a CDS encoding metal-dependent hydrolase, with amino-acid sequence MGAEALLEFPACIFLPDIAMKGFAHFISGVALATFFPEVVRDAAHGAIGPALAGIAAMLPDTLDFRFARWLEQPDRAVDPDPDPPDPGEIARMVKEAVEQAWEERRPVRLMLHTLRLGPDAWRRYRVRFDLGRPAVEVTIGPMVSTGGHLITPEGSSASPLRLPLHIPIRYDYDPEIVVDVFSGPSLAFVPEGNAVRILFLPWHRAWSHSLVLAVLLGITAGLVGGAGIGWVMGLGYALHILEDQLGWMGSNLLWPFTRRRMPGLRWMRSVDPWPNFAVVWLSLILILWNLDRFSASPLLPAWFPLLALPVPLFLWLASRHPIWREGWDEEDPD
- a CDS encoding patatin-like phospholipase family protein, whose product is MEAEPYIYGGWTMGKRALVLSGGGGRGAYEVGAIRALYRAGWIPEIFVGTSIGAVNAAALAAGWTAERLVDFWMRLRTPHVHRLHGRIWRSLFTTAPLRATLLRHLDFDRLNDPDNPRVLLVLATDLCRGCPVVFANRPVPKARRVRIGPEHLLASCSIPYVYPATPVEGSLFWDGAVMANTPLNAAIEAGADEIVAVLLAPMPGKAGGWPLPRHPLQALALVLDLALLATFENDYRQLEAINRAVRQGRPLKPGHREIHCHVIAPAAPLPLSRILRYDQPGTQALIAQGEADAQRILEALGW
- the mutL gene encoding DNA mismatch repair endonuclease MutL produces the protein MPIRILDPGLVAQIAAGEVIERPASVVKELVENALDAGASWIEVETEGGGRRRIRVADNGSGIPMAEVPLAFARHATSKLSSSEDLFRVTTLGFRGEALAAIAAVARVTCRTRSPEEALGTELHIEGGKILAQRPIARPPGTEMVVEDLFFNTPARLKFLKGEGAERRQIDLWITRYALAYPHVHFILRHSGREIFSLPAVREPRHRLTALYGVELGDVLLEVAEEADGVRVYGWISPPGVDRPDRQELAFFVNGRWVQDRRLPAAVLQAYHTLLPGGRYPWAFLWVELPPDQVDVNVHPAKIEVRFRDPDGVFRIIQRAVHRTLRESTPVPVFQRAETFKGAPAFPAQPVSMGARDLAGAPIEESASSGLPPLRVIGQIQASYIVAEGPDGLYLLDQHAAHERVLYEALQAQRQEGPLPAQPLLEPVLIDVLPEEMSLLEENRGLLEGLGFHIEPFGPRSVRVQSVPAVLATEAILSVFQELLLDLQESRRPMEGALEARLIRSICKRAAVKAGQILSMEQMQHLVRGLERCAMPWTCPHGRPTLLRFPIGQLARQFGREE